One window from the genome of Salvia miltiorrhiza cultivar Shanhuang (shh) chromosome 7, IMPLAD_Smil_shh, whole genome shotgun sequence encodes:
- the LOC130995198 gene encoding UPF0481 protein At3g47200-like encodes MLITTQACCASLNEKLTKLSTGAESECTIYRVHEHLRNVNPIAYEPEVIAIGPYHRNKDHLKMMEDHKLRYFQHLIRRKPSNNVESYAACVGRLEAEARKCYADEPTSLSPSEFIQMLVLDGCFIVELLLKRDMVSLREKNDPIFQMDWIVTSLQRDLMLFENQLPLFVLCELFDLIEDPGQHSRLQDLLVQFFSIMCDGEGYRGQASIAPRKVKHLLHFIHRSWLPRGTGTGGRKKQDKGLQFINSAARLKEANVRFEISEPQAALFDVRFENGVMIMAPLRVEDKTESFLRNLVAYEQYFGQDQDNFVTDYVMLLDCLIDSSKDVEILSRDGIVKNWMGNEEAVAKMVNKLAESVTVPRSFMYAEMFENVEKHCRKRRHRWMAMLRRNYLSSPWVIMSLLVGAVLLLLTFTQTVFTILQVV; translated from the exons ATGCTCAT AACAACGCAAGCCTGCTGCGCTAGCTTGAATGAAAAACTGACGAAACTGAGCACGGGGGCAGAATCAGAATGCACAATCTACAGAGTTCATGAACATTTACGGAACGTGAACCCCATTGCTTACGAGCCCGAGGTGATCGCTATTGGCCCTTATCACCGCAACAAGGATCATCTAAAAATGATGGAAGATCACAAGCTACGTTACTTCCAGCACCTCATCAGAAGGAAACCTTCCAACAATGTGGAAAGCTACGCAGCATGTGTGGGCAGATTGGAAGCCGAAGCAAGAAAATGTTACGCAGATGAGCCTACAAGCCTGAGCCCAAGCGAGTTCATACAAATGCTTGTACTAGATGGATGCTTCATCGTTGAGTTATTACTGAAGCGCGACATGGTGTCCCTGAGGGAGAAGAATGATCCCATCTTCCAAATGGACTGGATTGTGACTAGCCTGCAGCGGGATTTAATGCTCTTCGAGAATCAACTCCCACTCTTCGTCTTGTGCGAGCTGTTCGACCTGATTGAGGATCCCGGCCAGCATAGTAGGTTGCAGGACCTTCTCGTGCAATTCTTCAGCATTATGTGTGATGGGGAAGGCTACAGAGGACAAGCAAGCATAGCTCCTCGTAAGGTGAAGCATTTGCTTCACTTCATCCATCGTAGTTGGCTTCCCCGCGGCACAGGCACAGGCGGGAGGAAGAAACAAGATAAGGGGTTGCAGTTCATCAACAGCGCAGCGAGGCTTAAAGAGGCTAATGTCAGGTTCGAGATATCCGAGCCGCAAGCTGCATTGTTCGACGTGAGGTTCGAAAACGGGGTGATGATCATGGCGCCTCTGAGGGTCGAGGACAAGACCGAGTCGTTCCTCCGGAATCTCGTTGCGTACGAGCAGTACTTTGGGCAGGATCAGGACAATTTCGTGACGGATTATGTTATGTTGCTGGACTGCCTTATTGATTCCTCCAAGGATGTGGAGATACTGTCGCGTGACGGAATCGTGAAGAACTGGATGGGCAATGAGGAAGCCGTGGCGAAGATGGTGAACAAGCTGGCTGAATCGGTGACTGTGCCCAGAAGCTTCATGTATGCGGAGATGTTTGAGAATGTGGAAAAGCATTGCAGGAAAAGAAGGCATAGGTGGATGGCCATGTTGAGGCGTAATTATTTAAGTAGTCCTTGGGTTATTATGTCTCTACTTGTTGGTGCAGTGCTGCTTCTGCTCACATTCACGCAAACAGTTTTTACCATATTACAGGTGGTCTGA